The Alkalidesulfovibrio alkalitolerans DSM 16529 genome has a window encoding:
- a CDS encoding methyl-accepting chemotaxis protein: MRIAGRLLITQSIAAVVFLAIVWASGDTLAPLGAWGVAVVLFLGAGLLTAVGLSRSLDSVSTHVAAVAAGDFSTKPPELAGAPAEVTRTAAALADLVAEMKRTKGLTSGILGGLPMPYLLVDAQEKAVATNQACMDMVQIDGPPQKQLGRTLAEIFYNDPGRQTAVGKSIREGQIFRNLEVTITGHKGGQRHVLANVFPLYDLDNRCIGGLCLYLDMTTIKEQEARICAQNDLMTAAAAKATSVSRDLTDSAASLRAQVSQAGEAVGRQRDAASQVAVSMGEMNAAILEVAKGASTAAGLADNARQRAQEGAAAVTEVRRGMEGVAKQAANLKADMGELGRQAEGIGAVTSVITDIADQTNLLALNAAIEAARAGDAGRGFAVVADEVRKLAEKTMQATGEVAKAVAGIRESVTRSVSGTDAAVGAIETNTKRMDESGRVLAEIVGLTEKTADSVQGIAAAAEEQSSSSEAVAGSIEDIAREAETSAQAMEEAEHAVEGLVRLTVELDQVVADLKATSSGQDADRCK, translated from the coding sequence ATGCGTATTGCCGGACGTCTGTTGATCACGCAATCCATCGCGGCCGTTGTTTTCCTCGCCATTGTCTGGGCCTCCGGGGATACCCTCGCGCCGCTCGGGGCATGGGGCGTGGCCGTGGTTCTCTTCCTTGGCGCCGGGCTTCTGACCGCGGTAGGACTTTCGCGTTCCCTGGATTCGGTTTCGACCCATGTCGCGGCCGTGGCGGCGGGTGATTTCTCGACGAAGCCGCCGGAGCTCGCGGGAGCACCCGCTGAGGTCACGCGCACGGCAGCCGCCTTGGCGGACCTCGTGGCCGAGATGAAGCGCACCAAGGGGCTCACTTCCGGCATCCTGGGCGGCCTGCCCATGCCTTATCTGCTCGTGGACGCACAGGAGAAGGCCGTGGCCACCAACCAGGCCTGCATGGACATGGTCCAGATCGACGGTCCGCCGCAAAAGCAGCTCGGCCGCACCCTGGCCGAAATCTTCTACAACGATCCGGGCCGTCAGACCGCTGTGGGCAAGTCCATCCGCGAGGGCCAGATATTCCGCAATCTCGAAGTCACCATAACGGGCCACAAGGGCGGACAACGCCACGTGCTGGCCAATGTCTTCCCCCTCTACGACCTGGACAACCGCTGTATCGGCGGCCTGTGCCTGTATCTGGACATGACCACCATCAAGGAGCAGGAGGCGCGCATCTGCGCCCAGAACGATCTGATGACCGCGGCGGCGGCCAAGGCCACGTCCGTCTCGCGCGATCTGACCGACTCGGCCGCCTCGCTGCGCGCCCAGGTGTCGCAGGCGGGCGAGGCCGTGGGACGGCAGCGCGACGCCGCCTCGCAGGTGGCGGTCTCCATGGGCGAGATGAACGCGGCCATCCTGGAAGTGGCCAAGGGCGCGTCCACGGCCGCCGGTCTGGCCGACAACGCCCGGCAAAGGGCCCAGGAGGGCGCGGCGGCCGTTACCGAGGTACGGCGCGGCATGGAGGGCGTGGCCAAGCAGGCCGCGAACCTCAAGGCCGACATGGGCGAGCTCGGCCGCCAAGCCGAAGGCATCGGCGCGGTGACCTCGGTCATCACCGATATCGCGGACCAGACGAATCTGCTGGCGCTCAACGCCGCCATCGAGGCCGCGCGCGCGGGTGACGCTGGCCGGGGCTTCGCCGTGGTGGCCGACGAGGTCAGAAAGCTCGCCGAGAAGACCATGCAGGCCACGGGCGAGGTGGCCAAGGCCGTGGCCGGAATCCGCGAAAGCGTCACGCGCAGCGTCTCGGGCACCGACGCGGCCGTGGGGGCCATCGAAACGAACACCAAACGCATGGACGAGTCGGGCCGTGTGCTGGCCGAGATCGTGGGGCTGACCGAGAAGACGGCGGATAGCGTGCAGGGCATCGCGGCGGCGGCCGAGGAGCAGTCTTCGTCGAGCGAGGCCGTGGCGGGCTCCATCGAGGACATCGCGCGCGAGGCCGAGACGAGCGCCCAGGCCATGGAAGAGGCCGAGCACGCGGTGGAAGGGCTGGTGCGGCTGACCGTGGAACTCGACCAGGTCGTGGCCGATCTCAAGGCCACGTCGTCCGGCCAGGACGCGGACAGGTGCAAGTAG
- a CDS encoding type II toxin-antitoxin system RelE family toxin, which produces MQWTVEITPKAHKGLRKLPEQVRRALVLLMADIEEGGPVRGDWPNYSKLAPGRHHCHLKKGKPTYVAVWEESDRGIRLVEVTYAGTHEKAPY; this is translated from the coding sequence ATGCAGTGGACGGTTGAAATCACCCCCAAGGCGCACAAGGGTCTTCGCAAGCTGCCCGAGCAAGTGCGACGAGCATTGGTCCTGCTCATGGCGGACATTGAGGAGGGCGGGCCGGTGCGGGGCGACTGGCCGAATTATTCCAAGCTGGCCCCTGGCCGCCACCACTGCCATTTGAAGAAAGGCAAGCCGACCTACGTCGCGGTATGGGAAGAAAGCGACCGGGGTATCCGGCTTGTGGAGGTGACGTATGCAGGAACGCACGAGAAAGCCCCGTACTGA
- the feoB gene encoding ferrous iron transport protein B yields MTKACAIALAGNPNAGKTTVFNALTGARQHVGNYPGITVERKVGTAKAGDTELRITDLPGTYSLTAYSQEELVARRVLIEEKPDAVINVVNAGVLERNLYLTVQLLEIGVPLVVSLNMMDEAKRQGLTINVKRLSELLGAPVIETVARTGRGVEETALAAARLADKRKGEKLPLVISYGPDLDPVIAEMAEMLGQAGFSDADYAPRWLAIKYLEGDAEVMDMIRGRDQGLAERLGQMAERVADHCQKTLGTYPEALIADYRYGFISSILKQDVVQLNRIDRVALSDRIDTVLTHKLLGPAAMLGILYAIYQFTFVVGDIPMGWMADFFSWLGDVAGAALPEGHLRSLVVSGVIDGVGGVLSFVPLIAIIFLIISFLEDSGYMARIAYMLDRLFRMFGLHGCSVMPFIVSGGIAGGCAVPGVMAARTLRSRREKLATVLTAPFMTCGAKLPVFLMLVAIFFPDNQAQAMFLVTLAAWLIALLVAKLLRSTVISGPSTPFVMELPPYRLPTLRGMCIHTWERTWHFIKRATTVVLPISILLWAAMTYPGLPESDVEQFETARTQIEAQVAEAETLGDEDLVAGFEDALAEVEAEEAMAALKNSLAGRFGVALEGVTKWAGYEWRTNIALAAGFAAKEVIVSTLGTAYSLGETDPEEAEPLMERLKNEPGWTMAKGVSLILFTMLYAPCFMTVFTIRQESGSWGWAVFSMVFNTALAFAAAVTAYQILS; encoded by the coding sequence ATGACCAAGGCCTGCGCCATCGCCCTCGCCGGAAACCCCAACGCCGGAAAAACCACCGTCTTCAACGCCCTCACCGGCGCCCGCCAGCATGTGGGCAACTACCCGGGCATCACCGTGGAGCGCAAGGTGGGCACGGCCAAGGCCGGCGACACGGAGCTTCGCATCACCGACCTGCCGGGAACCTATTCCCTGACCGCCTACAGCCAGGAAGAGCTCGTCGCGCGCCGCGTGCTCATCGAGGAAAAGCCGGACGCGGTGATCAACGTGGTCAACGCGGGCGTTTTGGAGCGCAACCTCTACCTCACGGTCCAGCTCCTCGAGATCGGCGTGCCTCTGGTGGTCTCGCTGAACATGATGGACGAGGCCAAGCGCCAGGGCCTGACCATCAACGTCAAGCGCCTCTCCGAGCTTCTGGGCGCGCCCGTGATCGAGACCGTGGCCCGCACCGGCCGGGGCGTGGAGGAGACGGCCCTGGCCGCCGCCCGCCTCGCGGACAAACGCAAGGGCGAGAAGCTGCCCCTGGTCATCTCCTACGGTCCGGATCTCGACCCGGTCATTGCGGAAATGGCGGAAATGCTCGGGCAGGCAGGCTTTTCGGACGCGGACTACGCCCCGCGCTGGCTGGCCATCAAGTACCTGGAGGGCGACGCCGAGGTCATGGACATGATCCGGGGCCGCGACCAGGGCCTTGCCGAACGGCTGGGCCAGATGGCCGAGCGGGTGGCCGATCACTGCCAGAAGACCCTGGGCACCTACCCCGAGGCGCTCATCGCGGACTACCGCTACGGCTTCATCTCTTCGATCCTCAAGCAGGACGTGGTGCAGCTCAACCGCATCGACCGCGTAGCGCTCTCCGATCGCATCGACACCGTGCTGACCCACAAGCTGCTCGGCCCGGCCGCCATGCTCGGCATTCTCTACGCCATCTACCAGTTCACCTTCGTGGTGGGCGACATCCCCATGGGCTGGATGGCCGACTTCTTCTCCTGGCTCGGCGACGTGGCCGGAGCCGCCCTGCCCGAAGGGCACCTGCGCTCGCTCGTGGTCTCTGGCGTCATCGACGGCGTGGGCGGCGTGCTCAGCTTCGTGCCGCTCATCGCCATCATCTTCCTGATCATTTCCTTCCTCGAGGACTCTGGCTACATGGCGCGCATCGCCTACATGCTGGACCGCCTCTTCCGCATGTTCGGGCTGCACGGCTGCTCGGTCATGCCTTTCATCGTCTCCGGCGGCATCGCGGGCGGATGCGCCGTGCCCGGCGTGATGGCCGCGCGCACCCTGCGCAGCCGTCGCGAGAAGCTGGCCACGGTGCTCACCGCGCCCTTCATGACCTGCGGCGCCAAGCTGCCCGTGTTCCTCATGCTCGTGGCCATCTTCTTCCCCGACAACCAGGCCCAGGCCATGTTCCTGGTCACGCTCGCGGCTTGGCTGATCGCCCTGCTGGTGGCCAAGCTGCTGCGTTCCACCGTCATCTCCGGCCCTTCCACGCCCTTCGTCATGGAACTGCCACCCTACCGCCTGCCCACGCTGCGCGGCATGTGCATCCACACCTGGGAGCGCACCTGGCACTTCATCAAGCGGGCCACCACCGTGGTCCTGCCCATCTCCATCCTGCTGTGGGCCGCCATGACCTACCCGGGCCTGCCCGAGAGCGATGTCGAGCAGTTCGAGACGGCCCGGACCCAGATCGAGGCCCAGGTGGCCGAGGCCGAGACCCTGGGCGACGAGGATCTCGTCGCCGGGTTCGAGGACGCCCTGGCCGAGGTGGAGGCCGAGGAGGCCATGGCCGCGCTCAAGAATTCGCTGGCCGGACGATTCGGCGTGGCGCTTGAGGGCGTCACCAAGTGGGCCGGGTACGAATGGCGCACAAACATCGCCCTGGCCGCCGGATTCGCGGCCAAGGAGGTCATCGTCTCCACCCTGGGCACGGCCTATTCCCTGGGCGAGACCGACCCCGAGGAGGCCGAGCCGCTCATGGAGCGGCTGAAGAACGAGCCGGGATGGACCATGGCCAAGGGCGTGAGCCTCATCCTCTTCACCATGCTCTACGCGCCGTGCTTCATGACCGTCTTCACCATCCGCCAGGAGTCCGGCTCCTGGGGCTGGGCCGTGTTCTCCATGGTTTTCAACACCGCCCTGGCCTTTGCCGCGGCCGTGACCGCCTACCAGATACTGAGCTGA
- a CDS encoding helix-turn-helix domain-containing protein: MQERTRKPRTDAVALCFTGPKGKAKEARAVMLALGFTEGEKAVPWREALGYSDDELPGVFLSGARYREGMTQEELAAKTGIPRRHISEMEHGKRTIGRQNARKLAEALGVDARRFLAV, from the coding sequence ATGCAGGAACGCACGAGAAAGCCCCGTACTGACGCCGTGGCGCTGTGCTTCACCGGCCCCAAGGGCAAGGCAAAGGAAGCGCGTGCGGTCATGCTGGCGCTCGGATTCACGGAAGGCGAGAAGGCCGTTCCCTGGCGCGAGGCCCTGGGCTACTCCGATGATGAACTGCCCGGCGTCTTTCTTTCGGGCGCGAGGTATCGGGAGGGCATGACGCAGGAGGAGCTTGCCGCGAAGACCGGCATTCCCCGGCGGCATATTTCCGAAATGGAGCATGGCAAGCGGACCATCGGCAGGCAGAACGCCCGCAAGCTGGCCGAGGCCCTGGGCGTGGACGCCCGGCGTTTTCTGGCCGTGTGA
- a CDS encoding ASCH domain-containing protein yields MSVPLKVRASAQPFYWILDADISYAKPMKALSVRQPWAQLIAEGIKTIEIRSRPWKYRGPLVICATAKPVFLDDDGVPLPCGCAVCVVDMVDCRPLTMDDADAAYMDFEDGACDGQWAWVLANARMVEPVPVKGQLQPWDWNGPQLRI; encoded by the coding sequence GTGTCCGTTCCGCTGAAAGTCCGCGCGAGTGCGCAGCCGTTTTATTGGATATTGGATGCCGATATAAGCTATGCAAAGCCCATGAAAGCTCTCTCTGTACGTCAACCTTGGGCGCAACTCATTGCTGAGGGTATCAAGACAATCGAGATACGGTCTCGCCCATGGAAATACCGTGGGCCGCTCGTGATCTGCGCCACGGCCAAGCCCGTGTTTCTGGACGACGACGGGGTGCCTCTGCCGTGTGGATGCGCTGTCTGCGTGGTGGACATGGTGGACTGCCGTCCTCTCACGATGGACGATGCAGATGCAGCATACATGGATTTTGAGGACGGGGCGTGCGACGGGCAATGGGCATGGGTGCTCGCCAATGCCAGAATGGTCGAGCCCGTGCCCGTCAAGGGACAGCTTCAACCCTGGGACTGGAATGGTCCGCAACTTCGGATTTGA